In Acidobacteriota bacterium, the genomic window GAGCTGGAGATTACCGAGACGGCCGTCACCAACACCGCCACCGGCAAGACCTTCAAGCGGCTGCCGCTCCCCAAGGCCCGCCAGGCCATCGTGGACGCCGGCGGCCTGATCCCCTACGCCCGTAAGAAGCTGCTGGAAGAAAAAGGCAAGAAGTAAGCCGGACCGGACGGCTGATGGAAATCGAACGGGCGGCCCCCTCGGGCCGCCCGTTCCTCATTAATATTCACCACCAAGGCACGAAGGGCACAAAGAGTGTTGATGGTTGATGGTTCGTGCTCGTAATCGTAATTCGTATTCGTAATCGTGATCGTAATCGAGACTCGAGGCTCGTTCCCGTTCTCGCATGCTCGTAATCGTACTCGTGATCGTGCTTGTAATCGAGCTGTTGGAAGGTCGGAAGGTTTAAACGTTGGAATGTTCACAGGTTCACAGGTTCCAAGTTCGCAGGTCCGCAATCAGTTGATGGTTTTTGGTTGATTGTTCGTTCTGCTCATCTACCCTCCCCCGTCTCCCCTCCCCCGATTCACCCATTCACCGCTCAAATGGCGAATGATCAATGACCGATGACACATGGAACGAGCCCGTGGTGTCCTTCGTGGCTTCGTGGTGAATTTGGCTGGATCGGGGAGCGTGGTTCGATTACGATTACGATTACGATTACGATTACGATTACGATTACGATTACGATTACGAGTACGAGTACGAATTACGAGCACGAACGTGCAAACGCAACGGTCAACTATCAACAATCAACTATTACCCTCGCAGACCGTCAGCGGTTCCGACGCAGCGATCCATGACAGGAGGCAGCCGTGACGCAATGGTTTGAGGACGACGCGTTCTGGTCCGACTACCAGACGTTCATTTTCCAGGGCGGACAGCTCAGCGACCCGGTGCGGGACGTGGACCGGTCGCTGCGGCTCGCCGCGCCGCTGCCCGCCGGAGCCGCTGTGCTGGACCTGTGCTGCGGGCCGGGCCGGCACACCCTGGAGCTGGCCCGCCGCGGCTACCGGGTCACCGGGGTGGACCGCACCGCCGCCTATGTGAACCAGGCCGAACGGGGGGCCGCCGCCGCGGGGCTCGCCGTGGAACTGGTCCGCGAGGACATGCGCACGTTCCGCCGACCCGGGGCGTTCGACGCGGCGTTCAACCTCTATACCTCGTTCGGCTACTTTCCCGATCCCGCCGACGACCGGCGGGTGGCCGAGAACCTGTTCGCCTCGCTCCGCTTCGGCGGCGTCCTGGTGATGGAGCTGATGAGCCGCGAGGTGCTGGCGAGCGGTTTCCGCGCGCGCGACTGGAGTCGCCTGGCCGGCCCGGGCAGCCCCATCGTCCTCGAGGAGCGGCGCCTGAGCCAGGACTGGGCCTGGATCGAATCGGACTGGACCCTCCTCTTTCCCGACGGTCGCACCCAGACCCGCACCGTGAGCCACCGCCTCTACTCCGGCACCGAGCTGGCGGCGTTGCTTCGGGGAGTCGGCTTTGCGCCGGTGACGCTCCATGGCGGGCTGGACGGTCGCCCATACGACCACACCGCCTGGCGGCTGGTGGTTGTGGCGCGGAAAGGCTAGGGCGGTGGGCGGCTACTACGACAAGAATCTTGCGTCGGAGCGGCTCCGGCGCTGTTACGAGCTGGCTCCGCCCCGGGTCCGCCAATACCTGGAGGCGGAAATCCATCATGTCTTGAGTCATCTCTCTCCCGACTGCCACGTGCTGGAACTGGGATGCGGTTACGGCCGCGTGCTGACCGCCCTGGTCCCCGCGGCGACGCTCGCGGTGGGCGTCGACACGTCGCGCGCCAGCCTCGCCGCGGCCCGGCGGGATCTGGCGGCGTATCCCGATCTCCGCCTCCTGGCCATGGATGCCGCGGCGTTGGGCTTCCGCGACGGCACGTTCGACGTGGTGGTCGCCATCCAGAACGGCATCTCGGCATTCCACCGCGATCCGGCTGCGCTCCTCCGGGAGGCCTGCCGGGTGGTCCGCCCCGGCGGCACCGTGCTGTTCTCGAGTTACGCCGACGCCTTCTGGGAGCACCGGCTGGACTGGTTCCGCCGTCAGGCGGCCGCCGGGCTCGTGGGCGCCATTGACGAGGCCCGCACCGGGAACGGTGTCATCGTCTGCACCGACGGCTTCACCGCCACCACATTCAGTCCCGCCGACTTTCTCAAGATGACGGCGGGCCTGCCGGCGACCGTCCGAATCGTAGAGGTTGATGGATCCAGCGTGTTCTGCGAGATCAATCTCAGATGACGAGTTGAGAGTTGAGGGTTGCGGATTCATGCTGTGATCGAAATTTGTATTCGTAATTCGCAACCGAGTACACTCAGTCACTAACCCACCCATTTACTAATTCATTATCAAAGTCGCCCGTCTTCCGCTGAATATATCGTTCATCTTCATCTGTCTGTTTATTGTTTACTGCCAACTCCTATCTTCAAACTCCTCGATGCCGTCACAGCCAGAACAGCAGCGCGGCACCGGAGACGGCCAGCAGCGTCCCGACGATGGCCGACAAACTGGCCCGCTCGCGGAACAGCAGGAAGTTGATGGGGATCATGAGCACGGGTGACATTTGCATGATGGTGGAGGCGATCCCAAGCGGCGCGTGCTGCACTGCCACCAGCGACAGGATCACCCCCACCACGGGGCCGAGCACGGCGCCGCCGGCCAGTTCCAACGCCGCCGTCCGGTCGCGCATGCGCACCACATGCTGGCGGATTTTGCCGCCGGCCAAGGCGATGATGGTGATGCCCACGGTGGCCGCCGTCACCCGGATGACGTTGGCCGAAACCGGAGAGAAATCTCCCTGCAGCCCCAGCTTCGACAGGTACAACCCCACCGCCTGCCCTAGCGCGCCGCCGCCGGCACAGAGGTAGCCCACCATCTCCCAACGGCTCAGTCCGCCGGCGGCGCCGCTTGTGGCGCCGCCTTGCGGCCGGGCATGTCCGCCGATGACGATGGCGATGCCCGCCAGCGTCAGCCCGATGGCGATCATCTGCCCGGCGGTCAGCGCCTCGCCGAGGAACACCCACGCAAGCAGGGCGCCCAGCACCGGGGCCAGTGTCATCACGAGAAGCGCGGGCTGGGGACCGATGCGAATGAATGCCTCAAGAAGCAGTGCGTCGCCGAAGACGAACCCGATGAGCCCCGACAGACCGAGGTACAGCCAGCGCGTGCCGTCAGCTTCCAGCGGCAGCGGCTGGCCGAAGGCGATGGTGTGGATGACGGTGTTGAGCACGAACGCCAGCCAGAGCCGGTTGTGGTTCACCGTCTCGGAGCCCACCCGTGCGCCGGCGCGGGTGAAGCACAGGGCGGTGAACACCCAGCACAGGGCGGTGGCCAAAGCGGCGATTTGTCCGAGATAAGCCACGGGGCGTCCTCGCGCGTCGGAATGAAACCGGCCATGATAGCAAAACCGGGACCCCAGACGAAGCCGATTATACGTACCGTCAACCCGAAAGTTGTGCCGAGACTGAGCCGGCACCCGGCCAAAATAATCCTTGACACCATCCGCCAACTGTACTACTGTAGTAGTACAATGATACAAATTACCATCAACCCTCAATCGCCGATACCCATTTACGAGCAGATCAAGGAGCGCCTGCGCCTGCTGCTGCTGGCGG contains:
- a CDS encoding methyltransferase domain-containing protein, with product MTQWFEDDAFWSDYQTFIFQGGQLSDPVRDVDRSLRLAAPLPAGAAVLDLCCGPGRHTLELARRGYRVTGVDRTAAYVNQAERGAAAAGLAVELVREDMRTFRRPGAFDAAFNLYTSFGYFPDPADDRRVAENLFASLRFGGVLVMELMSREVLASGFRARDWSRLAGPGSPIVLEERRLSQDWAWIESDWTLLFPDGRTQTRTVSHRLYSGTELAALLRGVGFAPVTLHGGLDGRPYDHTAWRLVVVARKG
- a CDS encoding DMT family transporter, producing the protein MAYLGQIAALATALCWVFTALCFTRAGARVGSETVNHNRLWLAFVLNTVIHTIAFGQPLPLEADGTRWLYLGLSGLIGFVFGDALLLEAFIRIGPQPALLVMTLAPVLGALLAWVFLGEALTAGQMIAIGLTLAGIAIVIGGHARPQGGATSGAAGGLSRWEMVGYLCAGGGALGQAVGLYLSKLGLQGDFSPVSANVIRVTAATVGITIIALAGGKIRQHVVRMRDRTAALELAGGAVLGPVVGVILSLVAVQHAPLGIASTIMQMSPVLMIPINFLLFRERASLSAIVGTLLAVSGAALLFWL
- a CDS encoding class I SAM-dependent methyltransferase is translated as MWRGKARAVGGYYDKNLASERLRRCYELAPPRVRQYLEAEIHHVLSHLSPDCHVLELGCGYGRVLTALVPAATLAVGVDTSRASLAAARRDLAAYPDLRLLAMDAAALGFRDGTFDVVVAIQNGISAFHRDPAALLREACRVVRPGGTVLFSSYADAFWEHRLDWFRRQAAAGLVGAIDEARTGNGVIVCTDGFTATTFSPADFLKMTAGLPATVRIVEVDGSSVFCEINLR